TATTTGAGAAGCACCCTACTGAGCCTCATAGGCATAATGGCATTAGTAAGTGGTGGAACTTCTCATGGCAAAAAAATCCAGGAGTTATAGTATGCTTGGTATTTTTGTATCTCTCGAAGATGAAACTAGTACACTAATGGACATTGAAGAGTAGACCAAAAACTACTTGTGTTTCACCAATCAAATTTCTGATGTTCTATTTTGCATTATCATTAGCAGACTTTTCCCACAAAGTTGGAGAGATCCTCTGCAAGACATGCAAGCACACGGAGGTCAAACATGTAGATCATAAAATTGGATCCATATCACCAGAAAATCAGATCCAAGCAATTTTCCAGCAAACCAAGTTCACTAATTACAGTCACCAATGCATCTCCCTGCAAAAGAGGCTCGACACCCAACAAAAGTGGAATTAATTCAGCCAAACTAAGCCGGGACCAACTTCCAAATGCTGTGAAAGATTTGCCCACAATATCCACCCTCAAATCCGAATTAAACAGACAAAAGCAAGAAGTCTACATGGGTTACCAAAGCAGGAAAGGATAGGAAAAGAATAAAATCATTCTTTTCAGAGACACCCGATACAAATTGGAGTAATGTTCAATACAAGATACCAAGTCAAATGGTATCTCTTTTCTTGTTACAGACCAAGTAAAATGATTTCGGTAGCCCAGCATGAACAAATTTTTTTTCAGGACAACAAAAAGACCCAAAGAATATTGATAAAGAATACAAAATAGCCTAGAACAAATCCATTTTAGCTTAATTTAGTCTCTCCCATCAACGGCACGCCAGCCTAAAAGGGACATCATATACTACCAAACACAAAAGGAaaacaatgatatatgaattgGCACATTATTATCCATTGCTTGGTGGGTTAACATTCCTTGTTTTCCTGCAATGACTAACATTCTTTTAAACAACAAGAAGATCTGGAATCAAGTCAGGACTCGTTTTTCAGGACCCTGGAAATTGCTTGGATGGTGGAAGGTGTTGTCCGACAACATCCTCCTATAAGACTAGCACCTGAGTCCCGCCATCTCTTTGCAAGCACTTCAAAACTGTGATCTCCAAGACATTCAGACGGCTGTCCATAAAGACCAGAAAACAAGATTCAGATTGAGTGatcaaatattaagaaaaaaaacaagaactTTTGATATTACAGTTGTATATGCCGTGTTCTGTACTTCTTTCTTGTGCTGTTGATAACAGTTCAACTCTATTTCCCCATGATTTGAtctattctctcttttttttggccaAAAAACAGGAGCTTACTTGACACATTTTAACACAAGAAGATCAAACATAAACTACCAAAGCCCTCTCCACATTATTCCTAGAGATTGTTTACTACATTGGAGTTAAGGTCAAGAGACAAAAAGACTAACAAAAGAAGATTCTACTCACCAGCCATCGCTTGGCTCTACCATCCCATACTTCACCACTATTTGGGTAAACAGCTACTGCTTTCTTTGTTAGCTGTAACGCATATAATTGAAGAAATACaaattaaatattataattagatACATGAGGAGGAAAGAAGAAACAATCACAAGAAAAAGAGATAACCACTTGGCTTAAACTATTTCTCAATTAAAAGCTTCAATGAGTTATTACCTTCCTAAACATAAGGATGAGGTTCTCTATGATCTGAGGTGATGCACAATTTATTCCAACAACACTGATTTTGTCGCTCCTATTTAAAATATCAAGGCATTCTTTAAAGCTCTCTCCTGAAGAGGCATGCTCACCATCTACAGAGCTGAAGCAAATCCAAGATGGAATTTGTATGTTTTCTTCATCAAGAAGCTCAGCTAAAGCCTGAAAATAGGTGAACTGCTCAAAATATGAAAGCACTCATTTTTAATACTTAATGTCAGAGCATCGCCAGCATGTGATATAAATTAACCTGATTGGGGTGGTATAACATTGCTACAAGGATTTAGACAACTGAACTTTAAATTGAAGTTGCAGAAATTCAGCAGCTATCTCCTAAAAGGCAATGATGAAGGTGAAGTAACCAAGAAACTCAACAGCATTTTGTAAATCATTcacaatttttgaaattcttttgggATTAAAAACATTGAAATTTATATGCCCGTAACTGACAGCTGTAACAAATAAAAACTTGAAGATTCACATCTTAAATATTAATAAGGTAATTTACTCAGTCTCAACTGAGATCAAACAAAAGACAACTCACTTACTCAAATTATATCACAtactctcttcaataatagggAAGTGAAATAAAAAGAGGAAACAGAGCAGACCTGTGCTTCAAGTTTATTGGGAATGGTCTCAAATGCGAGCAAATCAGGGCCAGCATCTACCAAAACCTGCAACCGCCTCCTATGAAAATCTTTCAGTTTCCCCAAGTTCACATCTGTTCCATAATGTCCACTGGTTGGATAGCCCATATACCAATCACACAAGCAAATTCTTTTTCAGAACATGATCATTCACTAAAAGCAACAGAAGAAAATTTAACAAGGTAGATCAAAAGTAACATTTCCTTGACTATACTAAATCCCTGAAAGTGTTGAACTTTGGAACTTCTATCTAAGATGTCACATCTGCTCCTACAAGAGAATACTTCATCTCAAGACTCAAAAAAGTATTGCTTACATTAATAAATGGCAGTGAGCAAATCATTTTTTATCATACAGTATAAATTCATGTGGGGGTCATAGAAAACTCAAAAGACTATATTCATAAACAAGCACCTGTATTCCGAACCATCTGCAAGATAAGCGCCATAGCTCCCAACAGAAGCTGCCACCAAAGCACGGTTGTAGTTATGTTTAGAATTCTTGTGCAGATGCTTCCAGAAATCATCTCGGGCTTCAACAGCCAGTTTGACACTTTTTCTGAGTAAAAATTCTCCTTCTTCAATTGACAGCCCTTTCGCCAAAAAACCAGGAATAGTTGCCTATACAATCGAAAAAAATGTTAGTAAACATGGAGCACCTAGCATAATATACAAAAACAAAGATTCACTATATTCCCTCCCTTTTGTTTTGATAattcatttttttcaaaaagtggGTTAAATTAAACATCCAAGTGAGTTCTAAACAATTTAAGAAATAATGAATAAACCTAACCTTAGCAGCTCAAAGAAATTTATTCGCAAAGAGAAATTTATTCTAAGCATGTACACTTCATACAAGTTATGGAATGAGCAGAATGACAGTTACTTTCAGAATCACGAACCTGATAAGATGAAGTTACTAATATATCTGCACCTGCTTCTAGGTACCTCAAATGAACCTGCATGTGAATGACATTAGAAGCACTAAAATGCATGATCAAAAGAGAAATTAATATTGGAAGagcataaacaaaaaaaaaacacaatcaGCTATAAAGATTTTATATAGAATAGAAACCATTAAGAAGCTTAGAGGCACTTAGTCAGTAAGATATCATTTGCCTCCTGCACATAAATATCAATTTCACTTTCCATGACAGTGTGCCATTCAGAAGTTACATGTATCAGTGGCATGTGAATTAATTTATATACTGGGGGATGCACTTTGTCAATCTATAAACAGTGTGCTCTTTTGATAGTCAACAAGTGGGAAGAAAACCTATAAACAGTGTGTTAACTGTTTATATCTGGACATTTGCTGGTTTTCACCTCAGTTTAACTTATCTTTATCTCTGCTGCTTTCTTGATGCATCTCATGTTTTAcatgttttccttttcttttttcatatgCTCAGTAAGGACTTACTTTCTTCTAGGGTCTAGCACTTTGGTTTCATATCTACGCAAGCTGTCCACTGCTTTAATTTATCAATGAAAATCTATATAAGTACAATTCAGATTTACTCAAAAATCTATTAAAAAATTGGTTGATTGTATGGAGTTTAATCATCTCAGAATCTGTACTTGGGTTAATGCTGATATAACAAGACAAATATCTA
This is a stretch of genomic DNA from Phoenix dactylifera cultivar Barhee BC4 chromosome 9, palm_55x_up_171113_PBpolish2nd_filt_p, whole genome shotgun sequence. It encodes these proteins:
- the LOC103716281 gene encoding homocysteine S-methyltransferase 1 is translated as MGPHSSSHLPSRTSHRPSPSVPDSLLILFVFSETRWKVGGFRREAMGVRTGPLEKLIERAGGCAIIDGGLATELEALGADINDPLWSALCLVSKSDLIKQVHLRYLEAGADILVTSSYQATIPGFLAKGLSIEEGEFLLRKSVKLAVEARDDFWKHLHKNSKHNYNRALVAASVGSYGAYLADGSEYSGHYGTDVNLGKLKDFHRRRLQVLVDAGPDLLAFETIPNKLEAQALAELLDEENIQIPSWICFSSVDGEHASSGESFKECLDILNRSDKISVVGINCASPQIIENLILMFRKLTKKAVAVYPNSGEVWDGRAKRWLPSECLGDHSFEVLAKRWRDSGASLIGGCCRTTPSTIQAISRVLKNES